TCTTCAGAAATCTGTGGAAATTCTGTACAGGACTTACCCAGCACTTCTTGTGGCATTAGAACATGAGGGAACAGTGAACCCCGCTGCAAGAGGAATATATGCAGAAGTATCGCAGTACAGTTTCATTGCAATCACACATATGCTTATGGACATCCTCCCATTTCTTGGAAAACTTAGTCGAATTTTTCAGACAAAGGACTTGGATCTAAGTAAAGTAACACCCATAGTCAAAAGCACCTGTGATGCACTTCTAGATTTCAAAGAGGCAGAGGGAATGTATGTTGATAAACTAGATGAGTTCATAATTAAAGATGGGGACAGTGTTTTGTACAGGAGACCTGACACTGAAAGTAGAAAATCAGCTGTCCAGGGAGCCATAGAAGTAAACATGGATGGATTCAGTGGTTTTGAAAAAGAGCATGAAGAGTGTAACTTTGAAGAAGAAGACAATGGGGTTCAAATTAGGTattatcaacaacaacaaaacgtCCTCAGAAGTATCATGCCCAAGTACTTGGATACTATTGTTGCTAACTTAGAAAACAGATTTCAGGAGAAtggttttattgaaaaaatccaAGTGCTTCAGCCTATTCACATTACAGCTGCCCACAAGAAAGGAGAGCTAGCAAAGTATGGAAGTGAAGAAATTGCTGTTATGGCCAACCACTTTGCTATCCATGGAATTAATCCAGAGGAAACTCCAATGGAATACAAACAGTATAAACGTCTTGTAGTTGGATCATATCAAACTTCTTCCCTCAGTGATATGTGCTTTCACCTTGGATCCGAGTATGAAGATATCATGCCCAATATTGTGAGACTGATTCACTGTTGTACTGTGATACCAGTCAGCAGTGCAACATGTGAAAGAGGGTTCTCAACCCAAAACAGAATTAAATCTAGACTGAGGACCAACTTAAACaacatttcattaaatgatttaatgaGAATTTCTGAAGATGGTCCTTCCATGGCACACTTTGACTTTCCAGAGGCTCTGAAAGTATGGAAGGAAGAAAAGAAGcgaaaaatatttgcattgtGAATATTAACTGTGATTAATATGAGTACAATGTAACTGTACATAGTGTTAAATATTCCCCATGAGAACAATTTTCATGCATTAAATTGCATTCttgatcatatgtatatatatgtatataaacacagtattaaacaattgcaattacttttaaattagTTTCATTGTTTAGTTTAATAATTGAATAAGAGTAAATTGATATTGGTTAACAAAAAGATTCGTGAAGGTTGGCGCAACACGCGTTTTGAGAAGTCTCCCTAAAATCTGAAACTTCTCCCTAAATTTCCCAAAGGGAGAAGTGAAGTCTCCCTGAAATTTGGGTCTAGGTTGGTCCCtgatttgtaatgacgaccacctccctgcctgaaatctctcaaaaagaactgtgaaatctatttatttattatttataatttaacaccctagagcctgaacctcttacccaggggtcatgaatttcacaattttggtagagggcctcattgatatcataaacatgcatttaattttcaacaattatatatgggagtaaagaagattttttaagatttaatacatttttactacccggtatatggccatattggccccaccctagagcctgaaaaCCTGAACCACGGgtcatgaatttaacaattttgataggGGGCCTTATGGATATCATAATCATCcatttagttttaacaaatatatatgggagtagagaagaagattttttaagatttcatacatttttactatatgcccatactggccccaccctagagcctgaacccctgacccaggggccatgaatttcacaattttggtagaggtcTCATAGACatcataaccaggcatttagtttttaacaaatatattggagaagagaagaagattttgtaagatttaacacatttttactacatgtttatGCCAATactggccccaccctagagcctgaacccctgacccaggggccatgaatttcacaatttttggtagaaggcttcatgaacatcataactatgcaaccagttttttcctcacttgTGTGAGAgtagagaggaagatttttgaaaatttggtgcttttttttgcatatttggccccacatgtgTCGCCCTGGGGAtagtagagccatgaatttcacaatttagattcctcttacatgtaccatagagatgcctcacaccaaaaatggtaactatcagccttgtagtttgttagaagaagttaaaaatgtaaaattgttaacgcacgacggacGAAGCACGACGGCAGACGAAAACGGaaagcaataggtcacctgagtttactcaggtgacctaaaaaaatcttatcttaaataatttgtaGGTTTTTTTTGTTCACAAGCACAAATTACTTATATATAAACTAAGAATAAAGGATACCTAActtgaattttatcaaaattgatttttattattatttcatagGAAATATTGAAGTTTGGCATGGGAATTTAGATATCATTATCAACAATGATTTGAGCATGGAACACTTGGAAACCCCAGTCAGTAGATCTGAAGAAATGTCTCCTGCTGAAGTGAAAGTGAAATCAGAAGCCCTGTCAGGAACTGCACAAATTATATCAAAAGCCATCGTATTTTCATTTCTGCAGAAACAGACTCATCCGgtgaaaaaacattttttaactcCATGTTTAGGAGTTGGAAATGCCTCATTGATTGTCATGTTCTATGATTCAGAACATGATGTCATCTTTGAAAGTTCTCCCATACCATTATTTCAAAAACGTGGAgtgaataaatatgaatttgatGATGTTGCCATTTTAGTTGCATGGCTTTCAGTCAATCACAAATTTCTGTGTTCAGGTTTGACAGAGGagatgaaaaaattcaaatgtggATTTTTTAAAGAGGTGAAGGAAAAGTTGAAAGTGTATGAGGACAATTTACAACTTGGAAATATTGCCAGTTTTGTTCCAGTGcctatttttcagaaaagatcTTTACAATGGAGTTCATTTATAGAAGAGACTGAAAATGATTTGATTGGAATAATTCacagagaaaagaaaaaattaaaactttcagAGGAGAAGGACCTAACAAAATGAGGACAAGTTATAATTAAGTTTTGACCCTATTCATGTACAGTACATCTTTCTGTTATTAAAACTGTTTAACAATTCATGCAATGAAATTTATTCCCATTGTTGTACAGGAGATGTACTTAAGGCACTAATTATTTAAACAGAAATCTCCAGAATAAAGAATAAAGTAAATCAAAATACCATTGAATGCAGTTAATTTTAATGTCTATTATTTGAAAAGTCTCATTGTGATTTGTCTCTTTTTATTTGTGAACATATCTTGCGAGGTTAGAAGTGAGCTTAGTGATACAATTTGTCTGCCTCATTTACAGTCTTTATTGCAGTTGGTACCTCTTGAAGCATCTTCAAAAATTCATGACCAATTTTGCATAATAATGCTCATGAACATTAGGCAACATTTTTTCTTGTTCTATTTTAAGGggattgataacattttttttttaaatttatttttctgaatcagattttttgatatttacaatgctttcaaGTAGGGAAGATTGTAGTGTGTTCAAGTCAAGTTAAGTCAAGTCCCAGGGGTAGaatagggccacaatgggggtgtCAAatttgtacataggaatatatagagaaaagttTCAAGAATCTCCTTCTCAAAAATGATTTGCCTAGAAAACATGTAATCAGTCTttgatagtgtagattcaagtttgtcaaaATCATTGTTTTCAAAAGTAGGGTAAGGCCAGAATTGGAGGGTCCAATTtaacaaaggaaaacatttaaattattcacaaaaacacGTTATAGTATGCCGTTTtgcttatatgcaagcattttaacatattgctgattctttaaaattggtTAGATGTTTgcccctggacaattcttgggcctcacaagggctTCAAATTTTGATGttggtttatatcccatatataaacagttgtttaagatcttgagaactgcaatgctcaatatgcaataacatataaaataaaatcatcctttAACAAAAGTGGCTCAGtaataaacataataatatccagggggaagattgaatattttttttaatcagaataTATAATGCTACATTGTCCAggtattttgtatatgactccatgatgctgattttattatgtttactgttgctcaggtgagcgatgtggcccatgggcctcttgttaatgcTTTAAATGCTTCAGTAAGATATTTCTAATAGTCAATCAAATATTGAGCGTCAGTCGTCATGTTATAGGCGAGATGCAGAGTTTACAATTCTCTGTCAGAAAAAGCTTTCGTCTTATTTTTGTTTACCATGTCCCTTTAACCATCATACCAACCATTTTTGAAATAGATTTTTCAAGTGTTCTTACAGACTGTAGATAGTAGAtgcatatactttttttttttaatttcaaaactatATACTATAACTAGATGCGATCTTTTTGCGCAAAACGAGCAGGGAATCCGTCCAGTTTTCAATAACAAATTGTCGATACATATCAGTGATATCACAACAAAGGACCTCCATGTACAAGTGGATCccttaatgaaatttttaatatatagctatagaaaacaaaatatattatcgtCATTTTGAAGCACCAGTCAGTTCTAAAACGTTTAGACAAATTtgattcaaaaatgtttttaaattatcattttaaataaagaacttTGAACCCTTTGCATCCCTACTTTAAAAGACTCACCCTTTTATCTTAATATCTTTGAAACAGTCTCGATATATAT
This portion of the Magallana gigas chromosome 7, xbMagGiga1.1, whole genome shotgun sequence genome encodes:
- the LOC105318374 gene encoding zinc finger protein 862, whose protein sequence is MDRDEEIITQYLKCAYYLAKRELPKEEFPHIINLLSELGCQTLSDGNSYTCPKSVSEFQSVCAKVVLINVIEKVLNAGVFSLMLDESTDRGNRKRLLVYIQYLHERKLQTSLLSNIEILTAKADAETITNHVLTELRMKGLSVAGLVGIGTDGANVMTGKKSGVVVRLREHSPTLIGTHCAAHRCALAASQASKSIPELKKYSDTVSNIFFYFSGSALRSNKLREIQMLLNLPMLKFAQLHSVRWLSLQKSVEILYRTYPALLVALEHEGTVNPAARGIYAEVSQYSFIAITHMLMDILPFLGKLSRIFQTKDLDLSKVTPIVKSTCDALLDFKEAEGMYVDKLDEFIIKDGDSVLYRRPDTESRKSAVQGAIEVNMDGFSGFEKEHEECNFEEEDNGVQIRYYQQQQNVLRSIMPKYLDTIVANLENRFQENGFIEKIQVLQPIHITAAHKKGELAKYGSEEIAVMANHFAIHGINPEETPMEYKQYKRLVVGSYQTSSLSDMCFHLGSEYEDIMPNIVRLIHCCTVIPVSSATCERGFSTQNRIKSRLRTNLNNISLNDLMRISEDGPSMAHFDFPEALKVWKEEKKRKIFAL